One region of Sulfurisphaera ohwakuensis genomic DNA includes:
- the csa5 gene encoding type I-A CRISPR-associated protein Csa5: MSVEKTDTEGIIRRVANLLASVFIYSESPTYVDRFANALSKEAVARVIYESQRIIQMGISSGEVKMGNVEISGKNIKITDKKEGEESYPAVIIKTKEGRNYIVIGYLPTDKDVEDFMSLVERDIYYARKAGALAMSVANRSLLGGGE, translated from the coding sequence ATGAGTGTTGAAAAAACAGATACGGAAGGGATAATACGCAGGGTCGCAAATCTTCTCGCATCAGTTTTCATCTATAGCGAATCGCCAACATATGTGGACAGATTTGCTAATGCACTATCAAAGGAAGCAGTTGCTAGAGTCATTTACGAGTCACAGAGGATAATACAGATGGGGATTTCAAGTGGTGAGGTTAAAATGGGGAATGTTGAAATATCTGGTAAGAATATAAAAATCACTGACAAAAAAGAAGGAGAGGAGAGTTACCCAGCAGTTATAATAAAAACAAAGGAAGGGAGGAACTACATAGTGATTGGTTACTTACCCACAGATAAAGATGTTGAAGACTTCATGAGCCTAGTAGAGAGGGATATATACTATGCTAGGAAAGCAGGGGCATTAGCTATGTCTGTTGCAAACAGATCACTTTTAGGAGGTGGAGAATAA
- the cas7a gene encoding type I-A CRISPR-associated protein Cas7/Csa2 has translation MISGSFRFLINTESLNGVESVGNLTRHRTAPVVIKTSTGYLVRYVPAISGESLAHAYQTALVDLAKKYGLPVGVYSSKYDFIKFSTEEVLKEEGVNPPKDSSDMKRFEVEVMLKDVVADVGGFMYAGNVPVRRTSRVKFGYMIPALLGDEIPAQLESQFHVRYSEKDQMIYNVEVSSALYVMSFSLDEDLIAVPSTEGPKVNGEDTLTKQRDSRVKTAIEALYYVLTGNFGGKRSRFLPSMKLMSGVVTVTDFPFIPEPGHTNDYIATTVKRLGKAKEIFNGKSKVYVINNEGVEVGGEVNRVGSVEELITSLTGK, from the coding sequence ATGATAAGTGGTTCATTTAGGTTTTTAATAAATACTGAAAGTTTGAACGGTGTCGAGAGCGTAGGTAACTTGACTAGACATAGGACAGCACCGGTAGTGATTAAGACTTCAACCGGTTACCTAGTCAGATATGTTCCAGCTATTTCCGGTGAGTCTTTAGCACACGCGTATCAAACAGCGTTAGTGGATTTAGCAAAGAAATATGGTTTACCAGTAGGAGTTTATTCATCAAAGTACGACTTTATAAAGTTCTCAACTGAAGAAGTGCTTAAGGAAGAGGGAGTAAACCCACCAAAGGACTCAAGCGACATGAAGAGGTTTGAGGTAGAAGTAATGCTTAAGGATGTTGTTGCAGATGTGGGAGGGTTTATGTATGCTGGAAACGTACCGGTGAGGAGGACTTCAAGAGTAAAGTTCGGTTATATGATTCCAGCTCTTCTAGGAGATGAAATACCGGCACAACTTGAAAGTCAGTTTCACGTAAGGTATAGTGAGAAGGACCAGATGATCTATAACGTAGAGGTTTCTTCTGCCCTTTATGTAATGTCATTCTCTCTGGATGAAGACTTAATAGCTGTACCATCAACAGAAGGGCCTAAAGTTAATGGGGAAGACACACTCACTAAACAAAGAGATAGTAGGGTTAAGACAGCAATAGAGGCTTTGTATTACGTTTTAACTGGTAACTTCGGAGGTAAAAGATCTAGGTTCCTACCATCAATGAAATTAATGTCTGGTGTTGTAACGGTAACAGATTTCCCATTCATACCAGAACCCGGACATACTAATGATTATATTGCTACTACTGTAAAAAGACTCGGAAAGGCTAAAGAAATATTTAACGGTAAGAGCAAAGTTTACGTAATAAATAATGAAGGAGTAGAAGTGGGAGGAGAAGTAAATAGAGTTGGGAGTGTTGAAGAACTAATTACTTCTCTAACTGGGAAGTAA